Proteins encoded together in one bacterium window:
- a CDS encoding iron-sulfur cluster assembly protein: protein MVTRDQVIDVLKTCFDPEIPVNIWDLGLIYDITIVDDVVNVKMTLTAVGCSLGPQIIAEIESKLLGIDGVENAAVEMVWNPPWSPERLTDEGRLSLQAMGFSV, encoded by the coding sequence ATGGTTACGCGCGACCAGGTCATCGACGTTCTGAAAACCTGCTTCGATCCCGAGATCCCCGTCAACATCTGGGACCTGGGGCTGATCTACGACATCACGATCGTGGACGACGTCGTCAACGTGAAAATGACACTGACGGCGGTGGGCTGCTCGCTCGGACCGCAGATCATCGCCGAGATCGAATCGAAGCTGCTCGGCATCGACGGCGTCGAAAACGCGGCCGTGGAGATGGTCTGGAATCCGCCGTGGTCGCCGGAGCGCCTCACCGACGAGGGCCGTCTCTCGCTGCAGGCAATGGGGTTCTCCGTCTAG
- the msrA gene encoding peptide-methionine (S)-S-oxide reductase MsrA encodes MNAADRAQHDTPREETATLAGGCFWCLEAVYDDLDGVLRVESGYAGGTVPNPSYQQVCTGTTGHAEVVQITFDPRTLSYRDLLEVFFNIHDPTTLNRQGNDVGTQYRSAIFYHSPEQKATAEQAIRELTEARRFGNPIVTEVKPFTAFYKAEDYHQEYFAHNPNQPYCRVVVGPKVAKFRKAYRERLKQTAAT; translated from the coding sequence ATGAACGCAGCGGACCGGGCGCAGCACGACACGCCGCGAGAAGAGACCGCCACGCTGGCCGGCGGCTGCTTCTGGTGTCTCGAGGCCGTCTATGACGATCTCGACGGCGTGCTCCGCGTCGAATCGGGCTACGCCGGCGGCACCGTGCCGAACCCGTCGTACCAGCAGGTCTGCACCGGCACGACCGGGCACGCGGAGGTCGTCCAGATCACCTTCGACCCGCGGACCCTGTCGTACCGGGATCTGCTCGAGGTCTTCTTCAACATTCACGACCCGACAACGCTCAACCGCCAGGGCAACGACGTCGGCACGCAGTACCGCTCGGCGATCTTCTACCACTCGCCGGAGCAGAAGGCCACGGCCGAGCAGGCGATTCGCGAACTGACCGAGGCGCGGCGATTCGGCAACCCAATCGTCACCGAGGTCAAACCGTTCACCGCGTTCTACAAAGCGGAGGACTACCATCAGGAGTACTTCGCGCACAACCCCAACCAGCCGTACTGCCGGGTGGTCGTGGGCCCGAAGGTCGCCAAGTTCCGGAAAGCCTACCGCGAGCGCCTGAAGCAGACCGCGGCGACGTAG
- a CDS encoding UPF0182 family protein: MRARPALLAALVAALLVYPAAARWYTEWLWFGEVGYRTVFWVPFLSSAAVAAAAALSVFLILYLNARPLLRLRPIARVVELRPVGGTRTYRRIVGGLSPGRLAAMLAAVVAILAALSAADSWPVFQTFLHQVPFGVRDPVFGRDVAFYVFALPAYEAVYGWLFGWLFVALLGSAAAYYLDLVPLAIRGVWAVPRGVRVHLSVLAGLLVLLRGAGFWLDRFGILYSPHGAVYGAGYADLHATLPALTLLAALSAVTGVLLLASTRARTIRPAVAALVVLLAVWIGGTVFYPAFVQQVEVAPNELDREQPYIRNGIASTLRAYGLDRVEEQSFPATLSLTPAAVESNRTVLDSVRLWDYRPLLRTYAQLQSLRLYYTFTDVGIDRYRINGREQQVMLSARELDVERLPDQARTWVNEHLVFTHGFGLVMTPVNRISAEGLPEFYIKDIPPQSTIGLTVARPQLYYSLLTTPYVVVNTRNKELDYAQGEQNVYATYAGRGGVPLTAPLSRLAFASRFGHMSLLLTNDITPQSRVLFHRDVRDRVSRVAPFLKLDRDPYLVLADGRLFWILDGYTTTSRYPYARPTGGLNYIRNSVKAVVDAYDGTVDLYAIAPADPLLETYGRIYPGLLKPFSAMPPALAAHVRYPVDLFTIQSDVYATFHMKDPRVFYNREDLWGIPTELFGGSPQPVEPYYVNLKLDPARGEEFALILPFTPSGKDNMVAWMAARSDPPNYGRLLVYRFPKDTTVFGPMQIEARINQDPTISAQLTLWNQMGSQVIRGNLLVVPIGDSLLYIEPLYLQAQGSALPELKRVIVAYGAQIAMEPTLDGAVARIFGAMPAASAPQPPSGPPASAVPSAPGAPPKVPAGRGAESAQVASLVAEANAHYARAQAALRAGDFATYGKEIDALGRALTELRRITGTP; the protein is encoded by the coding sequence ATGAGGGCGCGGCCGGCGCTGCTCGCGGCGCTGGTGGCGGCGCTGCTCGTCTATCCCGCCGCCGCCCGCTGGTACACCGAATGGTTGTGGTTCGGGGAGGTCGGCTACCGGACGGTGTTCTGGGTGCCGTTCCTCTCGAGCGCGGCGGTGGCTGCCGCGGCGGCGCTCTCGGTGTTTCTGATCTTGTACCTGAACGCGCGACCGCTCCTGCGGCTCCGGCCGATCGCGCGCGTCGTCGAGTTGCGGCCGGTCGGAGGGACGCGGACCTACCGTCGCATCGTCGGGGGCCTGTCGCCCGGACGGCTGGCGGCGATGCTCGCCGCGGTGGTGGCGATCCTCGCCGCGCTCAGCGCGGCCGACTCCTGGCCGGTCTTTCAGACGTTTCTGCATCAGGTGCCGTTCGGCGTCCGGGATCCGGTGTTCGGCCGCGACGTCGCGTTCTACGTCTTCGCCCTCCCGGCGTACGAGGCGGTCTACGGCTGGCTGTTCGGCTGGCTTTTCGTCGCCCTGTTGGGCTCCGCCGCGGCGTACTATCTCGACCTCGTGCCGCTCGCGATCCGCGGCGTCTGGGCCGTGCCGCGCGGCGTCCGGGTGCACCTCAGCGTGCTGGCCGGCCTCCTGGTGCTGTTGCGTGGGGCCGGGTTCTGGCTCGACCGCTTCGGCATCCTCTATTCACCGCACGGCGCGGTGTACGGCGCCGGCTACGCGGATCTCCACGCGACCCTGCCCGCGCTCACCCTCCTCGCCGCGCTGTCCGCGGTGACCGGCGTGCTGCTGCTCGCTTCGACGCGCGCCCGCACGATCCGCCCCGCGGTTGCGGCGCTCGTCGTGCTGCTGGCCGTGTGGATCGGCGGGACCGTTTTCTACCCGGCGTTCGTGCAGCAGGTCGAGGTCGCGCCGAACGAGCTCGACCGGGAGCAGCCCTACATCCGGAACGGTATCGCGTCGACGCTGCGCGCGTACGGGCTCGATCGCGTCGAGGAGCAGTCGTTCCCGGCCACGCTCAGCCTGACCCCGGCCGCGGTCGAGAGCAACCGGACGGTGCTCGACAGCGTGCGGCTCTGGGACTACCGGCCGCTCTTGCGGACGTACGCGCAGCTGCAGAGCCTGCGGCTGTACTACACGTTCACGGACGTCGGCATCGACCGCTACCGGATCAACGGCCGCGAGCAGCAGGTGATGCTGTCGGCGCGCGAGCTGGACGTGGAGCGACTGCCGGACCAGGCCCGCACCTGGGTCAACGAGCACCTCGTCTTCACCCACGGGTTCGGACTCGTGATGACCCCGGTGAACCGGATTTCGGCCGAGGGGCTGCCGGAGTTCTACATTAAAGACATCCCGCCGCAGAGCACCATCGGTCTGACCGTCGCGCGGCCGCAGCTCTACTACAGCCTGCTCACCACGCCGTACGTGGTCGTGAACACGCGCAACAAAGAACTGGACTACGCCCAGGGCGAGCAGAACGTGTACGCCACCTACGCCGGCCGGGGCGGCGTGCCGCTCACGGCGCCGCTGTCCCGGCTCGCGTTCGCGTCGCGGTTCGGTCACATGTCACTGTTATTGACCAACGACATCACGCCGCAGAGCCGCGTACTGTTCCACCGCGACGTCCGGGACCGCGTCTCGCGGGTGGCGCCGTTTCTGAAGCTCGACCGGGATCCGTACCTCGTGCTGGCGGACGGCCGGCTGTTTTGGATTCTCGACGGCTACACGACGACCTCGAGGTATCCGTACGCGCGACCGACCGGCGGTCTCAACTACATCCGCAACTCCGTCAAAGCGGTCGTCGACGCGTACGACGGGACGGTCGACCTGTATGCGATCGCCCCCGCGGATCCGCTGCTCGAGACCTACGGGCGGATCTACCCGGGCCTGCTCAAGCCGTTCTCGGCGATGCCGCCGGCGCTCGCGGCGCACGTCCGGTACCCGGTCGATCTCTTCACGATTCAATCGGACGTCTACGCGACGTTTCACATGAAAGACCCGCGCGTCTTCTACAACCGCGAGGACCTCTGGGGCATCCCGACCGAGCTGTTCGGGGGATCGCCCCAGCCGGTGGAGCCGTACTACGTGAACTTGAAGCTGGATCCCGCGCGCGGCGAGGAGTTCGCGCTGATCCTACCGTTCACGCCGTCCGGCAAGGACAACATGGTCGCCTGGATGGCCGCGCGCAGCGACCCGCCTAACTACGGGCGCCTCTTGGTCTATCGGTTCCCGAAGGACACGACCGTCTTCGGGCCGATGCAGATCGAGGCGCGGATCAATCAGGATCCGACGATCAGCGCGCAGCTCACTCTCTGGAATCAGATGGGCTCGCAGGTGATCCGGGGCAACCTGCTCGTCGTGCCGATCGGGGACTCGCTGCTGTACATCGAGCCGCTCTATCTACAGGCGCAGGGAAGCGCGCTGCCCGAGCTCAAGCGCGTCATCGTCGCCTACGGCGCTCAGATCGCGATGGAGCCGACGCTCGACGGGGCCGTGGCCCGTATCTTCGGGGCGATGCCGGCGGCGTCCGCGCCTCAGCCGCCGTCGGGACCGCCGGCGTCCGCCGTCCCATCCGCGCCGGGCGCACCGCCCAAAGTCCCCGCGGGACGCGGCGCGGAATCCGCGCAGGTCGCCTCCCTGGTCGCCGAGGCCAACGCGCACTACGCGCGCGCGCAGGCGGCGCTCCGCGCCGGCGATTTCGCGACCTACGGCAAGGAGATCGACGCCCTCGGCCGCGCGCTCACCGAGTTGCGGCGCATCACCGGCACGCCGTAG
- a CDS encoding M20/M25/M40 family metallo-hydrolase translates to MTAHVARVFPQAIEDLGRLVRIPSVAAQRRGIPEAAQAVRALFEAEGGRATLLEDGGANPVVAAEFEGRSPRTLLFYNHYDVQPAEPLDEWTVPPFDVTRRDGLIYGRGVSDNKGDLMTRIAALRLLKTANGGLPCRVKFVVEGEEEVSSVHFGAVTRAHTDLLAADACIWEYGERDTQERMHIVCGMKGICYLQLEARTAAVDLHSSYGAVIEGAATRLAWALATFKDPSGRILIPGHYDRVRRPTPDEETAAAEIPPDTVEGVRERVEVPGFIGGVRGAGAVRQLLFTPTCTVCGIWGGYTLEGSKTVLPAAAHAKVDFRLVPDQDPHEVARNVRRHLDARGFRDIEMVVLGGEYPWRTDLRDPFVGLVRAVVTEATGRATLVYPTSAGTGPMHDVGPVLRIPLVSTGGGYWGGRAHAPDENVRESDFRETIGLMARLLERFAAAG, encoded by the coding sequence ATGACCGCGCACGTCGCTCGGGTGTTCCCTCAGGCGATCGAAGACCTGGGCCGGCTTGTGCGGATTCCCTCGGTCGCGGCGCAGCGGCGAGGGATCCCGGAGGCGGCGCAGGCCGTGCGGGCGCTGTTCGAGGCCGAAGGCGGGCGCGCGACGCTCCTCGAGGACGGCGGCGCCAACCCGGTCGTCGCGGCCGAGTTCGAAGGGCGGTCGCCACGGACGCTGCTCTTCTACAACCACTACGACGTGCAGCCCGCGGAGCCGCTGGACGAGTGGACGGTGCCCCCGTTCGACGTGACCCGCCGGGACGGCCTGATCTACGGCCGCGGCGTCTCGGACAACAAGGGCGACCTGATGACGCGCATCGCGGCGCTGCGGCTTCTCAAGACGGCGAACGGCGGCCTGCCGTGCCGCGTGAAGTTCGTCGTCGAAGGCGAAGAGGAAGTCTCGAGCGTGCACTTCGGCGCGGTCACGCGCGCGCACACGGATCTGCTCGCCGCGGACGCGTGTATCTGGGAGTACGGCGAGCGGGACACGCAGGAGCGGATGCACATCGTCTGCGGCATGAAGGGCATCTGCTACCTGCAACTGGAAGCGCGGACGGCCGCGGTGGACCTGCACTCGTCGTACGGCGCCGTCATCGAGGGCGCCGCGACCCGGCTCGCGTGGGCGCTGGCCACCTTCAAGGACCCGAGCGGCCGGATCCTGATCCCGGGCCACTATGATCGCGTGCGGCGGCCGACCCCGGACGAGGAGACCGCGGCCGCGGAGATTCCACCGGACACCGTCGAGGGGGTCCGTGAGCGCGTCGAGGTCCCGGGGTTCATCGGCGGCGTGCGAGGCGCCGGCGCGGTCCGGCAGCTGCTCTTCACGCCGACCTGCACGGTCTGCGGTATTTGGGGCGGCTACACGCTCGAGGGCTCCAAGACGGTACTGCCCGCCGCCGCGCACGCGAAGGTCGACTTCCGGCTGGTGCCGGACCAGGATCCGCACGAGGTCGCGCGCAACGTGCGGCGGCATCTCGACGCCCGCGGCTTCCGCGACATCGAGATGGTCGTGCTCGGCGGCGAGTATCCGTGGCGCACGGACCTGCGCGATCCGTTCGTGGGGCTCGTGCGCGCCGTGGTGACGGAGGCGACCGGCCGCGCCACGCTCGTCTACCCGACGTCGGCCGGGACGGGGCCGATGCACGATGTCGGCCCGGTGCTCCGCATTCCCCTCGTCAGCACGGGCGGCGGATACTGGGGCGGTCGGGCGCACGCGCCGGACGAGAACGTCCGGGAGAGCGACTTTCGCGAGACGATCGGGCTGATGGCCCGCCTGCTGGAGCGGTTCGCGGCCGCCGGGTGA
- a CDS encoding M42 family metallopeptidase: protein METHSLIGSLSNAFGVSGFEDDVRRVIEALVAPWADDVRTDVLGNLLVTRRGGPGRTVMLDAHMDEIGFMITHVEREGFLRFTTIGGWDARLLLAHAVTIRTRDGALVRGVVGTLPPHILSGDERERPVPLDALYLDIGATSADEVAQRGVRIGDPAVIAYPCEHLPDGLIMGKALDDRAGCAVLIKTLEALAGAPLEGTLVCAFTVGEETGLRGARTATYQITPDVALAIEGTVASDLPGVPAPKQVTRLGGGTAITIADRSMIVRPQMVHALEQVAEANDIPYQHKRPAYGGTDAGAIHLVGAGVLAGAVSVPCRYIHSPLSLLRLSDFDATVRLVTAFVREVPRLFE, encoded by the coding sequence ATGGAAACGCACAGCCTGATCGGCTCGCTGTCGAACGCCTTCGGCGTGTCGGGGTTTGAAGACGACGTACGCCGGGTGATCGAGGCGCTCGTCGCCCCGTGGGCGGACGACGTCCGCACCGACGTGCTCGGCAACCTGCTGGTGACCCGGCGCGGCGGCCCCGGCCGGACGGTCATGCTGGACGCGCACATGGACGAGATCGGGTTCATGATCACGCACGTCGAGCGCGAGGGCTTTCTCCGCTTCACGACGATCGGCGGATGGGACGCGCGGCTCCTGCTGGCGCACGCCGTGACGATCCGGACGCGGGACGGCGCGCTCGTGCGCGGCGTCGTCGGCACGCTGCCGCCGCACATTCTGAGCGGCGACGAGCGCGAGCGGCCGGTGCCGCTCGACGCCCTGTATCTCGACATCGGCGCGACTTCCGCGGACGAGGTGGCGCAGCGGGGCGTCCGCATCGGCGATCCCGCCGTCATCGCGTATCCGTGCGAGCACCTGCCCGACGGCCTGATCATGGGGAAGGCCCTCGACGACCGCGCCGGATGCGCGGTGTTGATCAAGACGCTCGAAGCCCTGGCGGGCGCGCCGCTTGAGGGGACCCTCGTCTGCGCCTTCACGGTGGGCGAAGAGACCGGCCTCCGCGGCGCGCGCACCGCCACCTATCAGATCACGCCGGACGTCGCGCTGGCGATCGAAGGCACCGTCGCCTCGGACCTGCCGGGCGTGCCGGCGCCGAAGCAGGTGACGCGCCTCGGAGGCGGCACGGCGATCACGATCGCCGACCGCTCGATGATCGTACGGCCGCAGATGGTGCACGCACTGGAGCAGGTCGCCGAGGCCAACGACATTCCGTACCAGCACAAACGGCCGGCGTACGGGGGCACAGATGCCGGCGCGATTCACCTGGTCGGCGCGGGCGTGCTTGCCGGCGCGGTTTCCGTCCCCTGCCGATACATCCACTCGCCGCTGAGTCTGCTGCGGCTCAGCGACTTCGATGCGACCGTGCGGCTCGTGACCGCGTTCGTCCGCGAGGTGCCGCGGCTGTTCGAATAG
- a CDS encoding peroxiredoxin yields MAVEVGQQAPEAVLVNGERKAVKVSELHGRTTVFAFFPAAFTGTCTKEMCRFRDDLGRFNSLNAQVYGISADTPFVLNEFAKANSLTFPLLSDFNHQAMRAFGVYEPAFIGLLDGIAKRSVFVIDKNGKVVYTWLSDKAGQEPPYEDLEAAVKKAG; encoded by the coding sequence ATGGCGGTCGAAGTTGGACAGCAGGCACCGGAGGCGGTGCTCGTAAACGGCGAGCGCAAGGCGGTCAAGGTCAGCGAACTGCACGGCAGGACCACGGTTTTCGCGTTCTTCCCCGCCGCGTTCACCGGCACGTGCACGAAGGAGATGTGCCGGTTCCGCGACGATCTAGGCCGGTTCAACTCGTTGAACGCGCAAGTCTACGGGATCAGCGCGGACACGCCGTTCGTCCTGAACGAATTCGCGAAGGCAAACAGCCTGACGTTTCCGCTGTTGAGCGACTTCAACCACCAGGCGATGAGGGCGTTTGGGGTGTACGAGCCGGCGTTTATCGGTCTCCTCGACGGCATCGCGAAGCGCTCGGTCTTCGTGATAGACAAGAACGGTAAGGTCGTCTACACGTGGTTGAGCGATAAGGCCGGCCAGGAGCCGCCGTACGAGGATCTTGAGGCCGCGGTGAAAAAGGCCGGCTAG
- a CDS encoding molybdenum cofactor guanylyltransferase: MIGVILAGGESRRMGRDKAFLPFGGTTLVERVAARLREACGDVLVVANRPEPYEAIGLRTVRDALPDRRALAGIYTGILEAGGPAFVCGCDMPFLCPALVRHMGALAGAADVVIPRVRDYEPLHAVYTPACLEPIKRVLAGGGRNADVLRGLRVTELGAAELRRFDPDLRSLTNLNTTDEYAAALTLSE, translated from the coding sequence GTGATCGGGGTGATTCTCGCCGGCGGCGAGAGCCGGCGCATGGGCCGCGACAAGGCGTTCCTGCCGTTCGGCGGAACGACGCTCGTCGAGCGGGTGGCGGCGAGGCTGCGCGAGGCCTGCGGGGACGTCCTGGTCGTCGCGAACCGCCCTGAACCGTACGAGGCGATCGGGCTGCGGACGGTACGCGACGCGCTGCCGGACCGCCGCGCGCTTGCCGGCATCTACACCGGCATACTCGAAGCCGGCGGCCCGGCGTTTGTCTGCGGCTGCGACATGCCGTTTTTGTGTCCGGCGCTCGTCCGCCACATGGGCGCGCTCGCCGGCGCGGCGGACGTGGTGATTCCCCGGGTGCGGGACTATGAACCGCTCCACGCCGTGTATACGCCGGCGTGCCTGGAACCGATCAAGCGCGTGCTCGCCGGCGGCGGCCGCAACGCCGACGTGCTGCGCGGCCTTAGGGTCACGGAGCTCGGCGCGGCCGAACTGCGGCGCTTCGATCCGGATCTTCGGTCCCTGACGAACTTGAACACGACCGACGAGTACGCGGCGGCGCTGACGCTTTCCGAGTGA
- a CDS encoding pitrilysin family protein: protein MTPTVRTTLSNGLTVLLREVHTAPVATFWAWYRVGSRNEVLGITGISHWVEHMLFKGTPTLGKGELSRLVNRHGGTWNGFTWKDFTAYFETLPAEHVGLGIRIESDRMVNTLFDPDEVESERTVIISEREGAENSPDFALYEEVEGAAYRVHPYRHAVIGYKSDLRAITRDDLVRHYRTYYTPRNAIVVAVGAFDSGVLLEQIRAAFEPISSGPPAPPIRGVEPPQEGERRVTLERPGGAVPVCQMGFHAPAASDPDFFPLLIADGVLSGFKGPGVFGGNGLGARSSRIYRALVETQLAVEAGSSFRPSLDPALFEIGLTLRPDVRPERAEAAVLAELARIAGEPIDAAELEKVRKQARAQWVYAADGVSQQAVLLGSSEVVAGGRFLEEFEARLAAVTPRSVQDAAARVFDERNRTIGWYLPVDAPARAGSPHAAGAAAPAPAAGDG from the coding sequence ATGACGCCGACGGTACGAACAACGCTGTCGAACGGCCTGACGGTTCTGCTGCGAGAGGTGCACACCGCGCCGGTCGCGACGTTTTGGGCATGGTACCGCGTCGGCAGCCGAAACGAGGTGCTCGGCATCACCGGCATCTCCCACTGGGTCGAGCACATGCTGTTCAAGGGCACGCCGACCCTCGGCAAGGGCGAGCTGTCGCGCCTGGTCAACCGGCACGGCGGCACTTGGAACGGCTTTACCTGGAAAGACTTTACGGCATACTTCGAGACTCTCCCGGCCGAACACGTCGGTCTCGGGATTCGCATCGAGTCGGACCGGATGGTCAACACGCTCTTCGACCCGGACGAGGTGGAGAGCGAGCGCACGGTCATCATCTCGGAGCGCGAAGGCGCGGAAAACAGCCCCGACTTTGCGCTCTACGAGGAAGTGGAAGGCGCGGCGTACCGCGTCCATCCGTACCGTCATGCGGTGATCGGCTACAAGAGCGACCTGCGCGCGATCACGCGCGACGACCTCGTTCGCCACTACCGCACGTACTACACGCCGCGCAACGCGATCGTCGTCGCGGTGGGCGCGTTCGATTCCGGGGTGCTGCTCGAGCAGATCCGCGCGGCGTTCGAGCCGATTTCGTCCGGCCCGCCGGCGCCGCCCATCCGCGGCGTCGAGCCGCCGCAGGAAGGCGAGCGGCGCGTGACGCTCGAGCGTCCGGGGGGCGCGGTGCCCGTCTGCCAGATGGGCTTCCACGCGCCGGCGGCGTCGGATCCCGACTTCTTTCCGCTGCTGATCGCCGATGGGGTCCTGTCGGGGTTCAAGGGGCCGGGGGTCTTCGGCGGCAACGGCCTCGGTGCGCGGAGCAGCCGGATCTACCGCGCGCTGGTCGAGACTCAGCTGGCGGTCGAGGCCGGCAGCTCCTTCCGGCCGTCGCTCGACCCGGCGCTCTTCGAAATCGGGCTCACCCTGCGCCCCGACGTGCGGCCGGAACGCGCGGAGGCGGCGGTGCTCGCCGAGCTCGCCCGGATCGCCGGCGAACCGATTGACGCGGCGGAACTCGAGAAGGTCCGCAAGCAGGCCCGCGCGCAGTGGGTGTACGCCGCCGACGGCGTGAGCCAGCAGGCCGTGCTGCTCGGCAGTAGCGAGGTGGTGGCGGGCGGCCGGTTCCTTGAGGAATTCGAGGCGCGCCTCGCGGCGGTGACGCCGCGCTCGGTGCAGGACGCCGCGGCGAGGGTCTTCGACGAGCGCAACCGGACGATCGGCTGGTACCTGCCGGTGGACGCCCCGGCGCGGGCCGGCTCGCCGCATGCCGCCGGCGCGGCCGCGCCGGCGCCGGCGGCAGGTGACGGCTGA
- a CDS encoding cupin domain-containing protein has translation MKTGADGCRVIRSGEAYHGKQGLTYMRGLTGDTAGSKSICMTVLEMPDGARAKTHLHRGIETAAYVIDGRAEMFWGPRLEHHLEAGAGEFMFIPADVPHLVMNRSGTTCTALVAHTAASDQDGIVLLPELDVLIR, from the coding sequence GTGAAGACCGGAGCGGACGGCTGCCGCGTCATCAGGTCGGGCGAAGCGTACCACGGCAAACAGGGCCTCACCTACATGCGCGGGCTTACCGGCGACACGGCGGGCTCGAAATCCATCTGCATGACCGTGCTCGAGATGCCGGACGGCGCGCGGGCGAAGACGCATCTCCACCGCGGCATCGAGACGGCCGCGTACGTGATCGACGGCCGCGCCGAGATGTTTTGGGGGCCGCGGCTCGAGCACCACCTCGAGGCCGGCGCCGGCGAGTTCATGTTCATTCCGGCGGACGTGCCCCACCTCGTGATGAACCGGTCCGGAACAACCTGCACGGCGCTGGTCGCCCACACAGCCGCGAGCGACCAAGACGGGATCGTGCTGCTCCCCGAGCTGGACGTGCTGATCCGGTAA
- a CDS encoding response regulator, with the protein MTSAGEPPRIVVADDDLLLSSRVSASVERLGYRAVVVRSADALDAAVHSRPRAVIVNLAVRGFDAPGAIRRMKADGATRGIPLLGFCGHRDTKRARAAQLAGCDAVTTNGVIAADLPRVLEQLLNSARRPDPTG; encoded by the coding sequence ATGACGTCCGCAGGGGAACCACCGCGGATCGTCGTCGCCGACGACGATCTGCTGCTGTCTTCTCGGGTCTCGGCGTCGGTCGAGCGGCTTGGATACCGCGCGGTCGTCGTCCGCTCGGCGGACGCGCTCGACGCCGCCGTCCACAGCCGGCCCCGCGCGGTGATCGTCAATCTCGCCGTCCGGGGATTCGACGCGCCCGGCGCGATCCGCCGGATGAAGGCCGACGGCGCGACACGCGGCATTCCCCTGCTCGGGTTCTGCGGACACCGCGACACCAAACGCGCCCGCGCGGCGCAGCTCGCGGGCTGCGACGCGGTGACGACCAACGGCGTGATCGCCGCGGATCTGCCGCGCGTCCTCGAACAACTGCTCAATTCCGCTCGCCGGCCCGACCCCACGGGCTAG